A single Anatilimnocola floriformis DNA region contains:
- a CDS encoding RrF2 family transcriptional regulator: protein MKLSRTVAYAVRATLQLAQLQAEGPVPCSHLASTGKMPERFLLQILRNLVTHGILRSTRGVDGGYALVRPADQISLLEVIEAIEGPYDSTLELGDGVTDDSQAQLRDAFQQVTTNTRHQLEAIKLSQLLTPPPSAE, encoded by the coding sequence ATGAAACTTTCACGCACCGTCGCCTATGCGGTTCGAGCCACCCTGCAACTTGCTCAGTTGCAGGCCGAAGGGCCCGTTCCCTGCAGCCATTTGGCGTCGACCGGCAAGATGCCGGAACGGTTCCTGCTGCAAATTCTTCGCAACTTGGTTACCCACGGCATCCTCCGCTCCACTCGCGGAGTCGACGGTGGCTATGCCTTGGTTCGCCCCGCCGATCAAATCTCGCTGCTCGAAGTCATCGAAGCGATTGAAGGCCCGTACGATTCCACCCTGGAATTGGGGGACGGCGTGACCGACGACTCGCAAGCGCAGCTGCGCGATGCCTTTCAGCAGGTAACGACGAACACCCGCCACCAACTCGAAGCGATCAAGCTTTCGCAATTGCTCACCCCGCCGCCGTCAGCGGAATAA
- a CDS encoding DEAD/DEAH box helicase, protein MNLRPRSDNFPPLSFRGQLRPSQAAVVKIAEQKLADGAKQLHIVAPPGSGKTILGLYLWAECVRQPAVVLSPNSAIQAQWAAKIDQFAYDAGDVPSDWISTSSEKPALLTSLTYQALTMPGRGSDDLDEQARNLWLERLIGSAQAQTPEEARYWLADLKKHNRDYYDQRLGAYRKQARDAMAIAGDALQTLHVSALDTLARLRDQGIGLVIVDECHHLLGHWGRVLEAAQDLLAGPIVIALTATPPDRDGKLPADVQRYDRYLGEIDYEVPVPAVVKDGFLAPYQDLAYFVRPAPDELSFIANADEQLHTIVEELCLPLDTSDSTVVAEEKSTRSASENVTARGVSQGELPPDPDTENESTDTEEEPPDEDFISVKSPAAKTDATPQPPARESLPEWLLRILVEKRLPTGVAKDWNAFAKRDPDLAWAARIFLLRRRIALPQDVPLPEEDVSPEEVPEMEWLAPVLDRYVRHRLRRSKDTRDHALAQQIIQRLRMLGIQITDTGWQPCASPVGRVMAYSKAKCAAIPIILKTEHQLLGDKLRAVVIADYEKTSATAGSVDNLLDAEAGGAIAAFKSLTKDPATDALNPVLLTGSSVLVDDDIGLDLKIACEAWLDKEKYQVELELGEEEGFHALRGRGKDWTPRVYVEMITEMFQRGISRCLVGTRGLLGEGWDANKINCLIDLTTVTTSMTVNQLRGRSIRLDPAEPLKVANNWDVVCLAPEFSKGLDDYRRFRLKHQRLYGVTDDGAVEKGVGHVHPAFTQLRPEGLEGSTSLLNAEMLERAARRQTCRNLWQVGKPYRNQPLRTLEVKLSKEPGSDEFPPFKGSKQPWTTQSLAQTIGLAVLNSLVEARLFTDPVIASTPQAVERVGGYVRVFLEEANEEDSRLFTQALHEALGPLHEPRYVIPRQIDRVEATWLSRLLPSIVGQYFQRRQREQAMLHAVPSVLARNKELVAIYERYWNQHVSPGEAIFALRGSGEDLLQSARQQGLAPSGFIHEKDVFL, encoded by the coding sequence ATGAATCTGCGACCACGCAGCGATAACTTTCCGCCCCTCAGCTTTCGCGGCCAGCTGCGCCCTTCGCAGGCCGCTGTCGTGAAAATCGCTGAGCAAAAGCTGGCCGATGGTGCGAAGCAGCTGCACATCGTCGCGCCTCCCGGCTCCGGCAAAACGATTCTCGGCCTGTATCTGTGGGCCGAATGCGTTCGTCAGCCAGCCGTCGTTCTCTCGCCCAATTCGGCCATCCAGGCTCAATGGGCCGCCAAGATCGATCAGTTCGCCTACGACGCGGGCGACGTGCCGAGCGACTGGATCAGCACGTCGTCGGAGAAGCCCGCGCTGCTCACGAGCCTGACGTATCAGGCTCTCACCATGCCCGGCCGCGGCAGTGACGATCTCGATGAACAGGCCCGCAATCTGTGGCTTGAGCGGCTGATCGGATCAGCACAAGCACAAACGCCCGAAGAAGCCCGCTATTGGCTGGCCGATCTGAAGAAGCACAACCGCGACTACTACGATCAACGTCTCGGCGCCTATCGCAAGCAAGCTCGTGACGCGATGGCCATCGCCGGCGATGCGCTGCAAACCTTGCACGTCTCGGCGCTCGACACGCTCGCCCGGCTGCGCGATCAGGGCATTGGCCTGGTGATTGTCGACGAATGTCATCACTTGCTCGGCCACTGGGGCCGCGTGCTCGAAGCCGCCCAAGACTTGCTCGCCGGCCCCATCGTCATTGCTCTCACCGCCACGCCCCCGGATCGCGACGGCAAGTTGCCCGCCGACGTGCAGCGCTACGATCGCTACCTCGGCGAGATCGATTACGAAGTCCCCGTGCCCGCCGTGGTGAAGGACGGCTTCCTCGCCCCTTACCAAGATCTTGCTTACTTCGTTCGTCCCGCACCCGATGAACTCTCCTTCATCGCCAACGCCGACGAGCAACTGCACACCATCGTCGAAGAACTCTGCCTGCCGCTCGACACGAGCGATTCGACCGTTGTCGCCGAAGAAAAATCAACCCGAAGCGCCAGCGAGAATGTCACAGCCCGTGGCGTAAGCCAGGGGGAACTGCCACCAGACCCCGACACCGAAAACGAATCAACTGACACGGAAGAAGAGCCCCCAGACGAAGACTTCATTTCCGTCAAATCTCCCGCCGCTAAAACCGACGCCACACCGCAACCACCCGCGCGCGAATCTCTCCCCGAATGGCTGCTGCGCATCCTGGTCGAAAAGCGACTTCCCACCGGCGTCGCCAAGGACTGGAATGCCTTTGCCAAACGCGATCCCGATCTGGCTTGGGCAGCCCGCATCTTCCTGCTGCGGCGACGAATCGCCCTGCCGCAAGATGTGCCGTTGCCAGAAGAGGATGTCTCGCCCGAGGAAGTTCCCGAGATGGAATGGCTCGCGCCCGTCTTGGATCGCTATGTTCGCCATCGGCTGCGGCGATCGAAGGACACTCGTGATCACGCGCTGGCCCAGCAGATCATTCAGCGTCTCCGCATGCTCGGCATTCAAATTACCGACACTGGTTGGCAGCCGTGTGCGTCGCCCGTCGGCCGTGTGATGGCTTATTCGAAGGCCAAGTGCGCTGCGATCCCGATCATTTTGAAAACAGAACATCAACTGCTCGGAGATAAACTCCGTGCTGTCGTGATCGCCGATTACGAAAAGACCTCGGCCACGGCGGGCAGCGTTGACAATCTGCTCGACGCCGAAGCCGGCGGCGCGATTGCGGCTTTCAAGTCGCTCACGAAAGATCCAGCGACCGATGCGCTCAATCCGGTGCTGCTGACCGGTTCCAGCGTGCTCGTTGATGACGACATCGGGCTCGATTTGAAAATCGCCTGCGAAGCCTGGCTCGACAAAGAAAAGTATCAGGTGGAACTGGAACTCGGCGAGGAAGAAGGCTTTCATGCGCTGCGCGGGCGCGGCAAGGATTGGACGCCGCGAGTCTATGTCGAGATGATCACCGAAATGTTTCAGCGCGGCATTTCGCGCTGCCTGGTCGGCACCCGCGGCTTGCTCGGTGAAGGTTGGGATGCAAACAAGATCAACTGCTTGATCGATCTCACCACCGTCACGACGTCGATGACGGTGAATCAATTGCGCGGCCGCTCGATTCGTCTCGATCCTGCTGAACCGCTGAAGGTGGCGAACAACTGGGATGTCGTGTGTCTCGCGCCGGAGTTCAGCAAGGGGCTCGACGACTATCGCCGTTTTCGACTCAAGCATCAGCGACTCTACGGGGTGACCGACGACGGCGCGGTCGAGAAAGGTGTCGGGCATGTGCATCCGGCGTTCACGCAGTTGCGGCCCGAAGGTCTCGAAGGATCCACGTCGCTTTTGAATGCAGAAATGCTCGAGCGCGCCGCGCGGCGGCAGACTTGTCGCAACCTCTGGCAAGTCGGCAAGCCATATCGCAATCAACCGCTGCGAACCCTCGAAGTCAAACTCTCGAAAGAGCCCGGCAGCGATGAGTTCCCGCCGTTCAAAGGTTCTAAGCAACCGTGGACCACACAGTCGCTCGCGCAAACCATCGGCCTGGCCGTGCTCAACTCACTCGTCGAGGCTCGCCTCTTTACCGATCCAGTGATTGCTTCCACGCCGCAAGCCGTAGAGCGCGTTGGCGGTTATGTGCGGGTCTTTCTCGAAGAAGCCAATGAAGAAGACAGCCGACTGTTCACACAAGCGTTGCACGAAGCGCTCGGCCCGCTGCATGAACCGCGCTACGTCATACCGCGGCAGATCGATCGCGTGGAGGCGACTTGGTTATCGCGATTGTTGCCATCGATTGTCGGCCAATACTTTCAGCGGCGGCAGCGCGAACAAGCAATGTTGCACGCCGTGCCAAGTGTCCTGGCGCGCAATAAAGAACTGGTTGCCATTTACGAGCGCTATTGGAACCAACACGTGAGTCCCGGCGAGGCGATTTTTGCCTTGCGCGGCAGCGGCGAAGATCTGTTGCAGTCAGCCCGGCAACAAGGACTCGCTCCGAGCGGGTTCATTCATGAGAAGGATGTCTTTTTGTAA
- a CDS encoding formyltetrahydrofolate deformylase, producing MQIVVTAVGPDNVRLADPIIHYLTGQGANIAEIQMYDHDEEALFAMMVRVHLPKAKLSEIRSALEAIGGETKLSVRVWSPEERAAKPRLAICVTYRTEPPLALLRAVRDGVIKAEVAVMIGNRANCRGIAEQFNVPWESIGESDGRANDDQMIGVLDRYNVDYVILARYMRVLPAGSCWKYAGGRIINLHHGLLPSFPGLRPYHDAYAGRMLTYGATCHFIVPELDAGNQTIHQSTFTVPHGMKLDEIVRIGQEDNEPRCLVEGVRRVVDREVQLHFHRVIARQ from the coding sequence ATGCAAATCGTCGTTACTGCCGTCGGCCCCGACAACGTTCGCTTGGCCGATCCGATCATTCACTACCTGACCGGTCAGGGCGCGAATATCGCCGAGATCCAGATGTACGACCACGACGAAGAAGCCCTCTTCGCGATGATGGTGCGCGTGCATCTGCCCAAAGCCAAGCTGAGCGAAATTCGTTCCGCCTTAGAAGCGATTGGCGGTGAAACAAAATTAAGCGTCCGCGTGTGGTCGCCGGAAGAACGAGCCGCCAAGCCGCGCCTCGCGATCTGCGTTACTTATCGCACCGAACCACCGCTGGCGCTCTTGCGCGCCGTGCGCGACGGCGTGATCAAAGCGGAAGTCGCCGTGATGATCGGCAATCGCGCGAACTGCCGAGGCATTGCCGAGCAATTCAATGTGCCGTGGGAAAGCATCGGCGAAAGCGATGGCCGGGCCAACGACGATCAGATGATCGGTGTGCTCGATCGCTACAACGTCGATTACGTGATTCTCGCTCGTTACATGCGCGTGCTACCAGCCGGCAGTTGCTGGAAGTACGCCGGCGGCCGAATCATTAATTTGCATCACGGCCTGCTGCCGAGCTTTCCAGGTCTGCGGCCGTATCACGATGCCTATGCAGGCCGGATGCTGACTTACGGCGCGACTTGCCACTTCATCGTCCCCGAACTCGACGCCGGCAATCAAACGATTCATCAATCGACATTCACCGTGCCGCACGGCATGAAGCTCGACGAAATCGTCCGCATCGGCCAAGAGGACAACGAACCACGTTGCCTCGTCGAAGGCGTGCGCCGCGTTGTCGATCGCGAAGTGCAACTTCATTTCCACCGCGTGATTGCCCGGCAGTAA
- a CDS encoding ferritin-like domain-containing protein encodes MDKNQVIDKLNDCLRHEWTGVAQYAQAGFVVSGLWRDVYSEMFYDSAKESFGHAKKVGEKIVALGGVPTVERNNIKQSDDLLELLNAALEFESKAVKCYLEALAAAEGDRALVIFLEDILKDEQDGVDELTRILRNPSAVAASTGSKTKAG; translated from the coding sequence ATGGATAAGAATCAAGTGATCGATAAGTTGAACGACTGCCTGCGCCATGAATGGACCGGGGTCGCTCAGTACGCTCAGGCCGGCTTCGTTGTTTCGGGCCTGTGGCGGGACGTTTATTCCGAGATGTTCTACGACAGCGCCAAGGAATCGTTCGGTCACGCCAAGAAGGTGGGCGAGAAGATTGTCGCCCTCGGTGGCGTGCCGACCGTCGAGCGCAACAACATCAAGCAGAGCGACGACCTGCTGGAACTCCTCAACGCCGCCCTCGAGTTCGAATCGAAGGCCGTGAAGTGCTATCTCGAAGCGCTGGCCGCCGCCGAGGGTGACCGGGCACTCGTTATCTTCCTCGAAGACATCCTCAAGGATGAACAAGACGGCGTGGATGAATTGACCCGCATCCTCCGCAACCCATCGGCCGTCGCTGCCTCGACCGGCTCGAAGACGAAGGCAGGCTAG
- a CDS encoding NAD(P)H-dependent flavin oxidoreductase, with the protein MNIADLFQIEFPVIQAPMAGSQGVALAAAVSSAGGLSSFPAAMFTPDGLRGELAKLRQQTDKPFNANFFCHEPPTPDAERERAWRHVLLPFYREYGIDPEGTFTTASRAPFSAEMADVLDEFRPAVVSFHFGLPAPELLARVKKAGAKIISSATMVAEATWLEQHGVDAIIAQGAEAGGHRGMFLTSDITTQVGTFALVPQIVRAVKVPVIAAGGIADAAGVAAARELGAAGVQVGTAYLFCPEATTAPLHRTALQSETAGHTALMNVFTGRPARGIISRLPREIGPMNAAAPDFPLAAAALSPLRAAAEAQGKPDFSPLWAGQNARSCRVVSAYELTRELASGWNM; encoded by the coding sequence ATGAATATCGCCGACTTGTTTCAGATCGAGTTCCCGGTTATTCAGGCCCCGATGGCGGGATCGCAGGGAGTTGCCCTCGCCGCAGCAGTCTCAAGCGCCGGAGGGCTCAGCTCATTCCCGGCCGCGATGTTCACGCCCGATGGTCTGCGCGGTGAGCTGGCAAAACTCCGTCAGCAAACCGACAAGCCGTTCAACGCCAACTTCTTTTGCCATGAGCCGCCGACGCCTGATGCCGAGCGCGAGCGAGCGTGGCGACACGTGCTGTTGCCGTTCTATCGCGAGTATGGAATCGATCCTGAGGGAACCTTCACGACGGCCAGTCGCGCGCCGTTCAGCGCCGAGATGGCGGATGTGCTCGATGAATTCCGCCCAGCCGTGGTGAGCTTTCACTTCGGCCTGCCTGCGCCGGAACTCTTGGCGCGAGTGAAAAAGGCCGGCGCGAAAATCATCAGCTCAGCAACCATGGTGGCCGAAGCGACTTGGCTCGAGCAGCACGGCGTCGACGCGATCATCGCACAAGGTGCCGAGGCAGGCGGCCATCGCGGCATGTTCCTGACGAGCGACATCACGACACAAGTTGGCACGTTCGCACTCGTGCCGCAAATCGTGCGCGCCGTGAAGGTGCCTGTCATCGCGGCTGGCGGCATCGCCGATGCTGCGGGAGTTGCCGCCGCGCGCGAGCTTGGCGCAGCCGGTGTTCAGGTCGGCACGGCGTATCTGTTTTGCCCCGAAGCAACCACTGCCCCGCTGCATCGCACTGCCTTGCAAAGCGAAACGGCGGGGCATACCGCGCTGATGAATGTTTTCACGGGCAGACCAGCGCGCGGCATCATCAGCCGCCTGCCGCGCGAGATCGGCCCGATGAACGCGGCCGCCCCGGATTTTCCGCTGGCAGCCGCGGCACTCTCACCGTTGCGCGCTGCCGCTGAAGCGCAAGGCAAGCCTGATTTTTCGCCACTGTGGGCCGGACAAAATGCTCGCAGCTGCCGAGTTGTTTCGGCGTATGAATTGACACGAGAGTTGGCGTCGGGCTGGAATATGTAG
- a CDS encoding metalloprotease: protein MLLVEPNRTPWDLNFSILGFPVRVHPLFWLMCLLMGRDYDAKGILIVTAVFFVSILVHELGHALMIRRFGREAHVVLYMMGGLAIEGSGNPYASSYNPRGERRTAQEQIYISLAGPAAGFILAALAVIFAKGIGGEVVQTWYYKIIPTFDIRVGPQISPQLAMVLDILLYVNIFWGVVNLLPVYPLDGGQVAMQLCMLQDPYGGLVRGLQLSIGAGIVAVIFFLAVMGQGGLFPAMLFGSLTVSNYMALQQIQGGGGGYR, encoded by the coding sequence GTGTTACTCGTTGAACCCAATCGCACTCCCTGGGATTTGAATTTTTCGATCCTCGGTTTCCCTGTGCGCGTTCATCCGCTCTTCTGGCTGATGTGCTTGTTGATGGGGCGCGACTACGACGCCAAGGGCATCTTGATTGTCACGGCGGTCTTCTTCGTCTCGATTTTAGTCCATGAACTGGGCCATGCCCTGATGATCCGCCGCTTCGGCCGCGAGGCGCATGTGGTCCTTTACATGATGGGCGGCTTGGCCATCGAAGGCTCGGGCAATCCGTACGCCTCGTCGTACAATCCGCGCGGCGAACGGCGGACTGCGCAGGAGCAGATTTACATTTCGCTGGCCGGTCCGGCGGCGGGTTTTATTCTTGCTGCGCTGGCGGTTATTTTCGCCAAAGGGATCGGCGGCGAAGTGGTGCAAACCTGGTACTACAAAATCATTCCAACCTTCGACATTCGCGTTGGCCCGCAGATCAGCCCACAACTTGCCATGGTGCTCGACATTCTGCTGTACGTGAATATTTTCTGGGGCGTTGTGAATCTACTTCCTGTCTATCCACTCGATGGCGGGCAAGTGGCGATGCAACTCTGCATGCTGCAGGATCCTTACGGCGGGCTCGTACGTGGATTGCAACTCAGCATCGGAGCTGGCATCGTAGCTGTAATCTTCTTCCTCGCCGTGATGGGCCAGGGCGGTTTGTTCCCTGCCATGCTCTTCGGTTCACTCACCGTTTCGAATTACATGGCGTTGCAGCAGATTCAAGGTGGCGGCGGCGGTTATCGCTAA
- a CDS encoding DUF11 domain-containing protein, giving the protein MKTQLHIAKLAGVLTATALCALGGCAIPAFDRTGERVFAGTTQLASVKDCPLLAHHQQPAPGPAPVVPPAGGLVVGPAGCGQPPPLVVAPPPPPAIIAVPMTPAACAAPVPTPRPCQVQPTPLPVQQCAAPLPANSCDNGPQLKITPNRIVAPVGSEVVLTAGICGTDGYLVMRQPIEWMLAQDGAGQIVAIGQESPHHASYFLRNSPQKVTPQYALAHTSTISQCVDRGTKDPSDDIQLQKGQSWISVTSPKEGASYVTVWSPKEHNFDRRRAQATIYWVDAVWNFPPCAVATIGSRTGHQLRTVVKRSGGPAVAGWIVRYEVLDGPEANFGGGNARVVDVRTDSNGVAVADLMPRTNSAGITTVRVQILRPASGDLPDMIVGQSTTSVSWSAPGLSVSAVGPTTIPGDGLLSYEVAVNNTGDQATQGVVLKFTPPSNVTVLNSSPSAEMYGNRLEWRIGDLQARGRASVKVNCRAAVDGDLRSTFMAVTSDGNLKAEGTAATRVFRQALAVRMNGPDAVEVGKRATFQIEITNTGSEVLRNVTLTDRFPAELVHADGQSSPIVKTIGDIQPGQKISSPAVTFIVTRPGQHSHRLDVTADGNQSATARGVVTGIQSQIQPARLQLRLSQPQQVKVGETGELIAEVTNVGGSLARNAKLSISYSPNFAADRATPGHQVDEARRTLTWTIDQLAAGAVQSRQLNLRGVAADDRAFAQITVTPENGQPETRQVNITITGGGRAAPVPVPMPMPMGESPMPMPQVPQPRVDTPRQPPRETTLPAGNLEVSLSQSANPIPQGGTTRYLVRIKNDASGADDNLQITLVLPDGLKFKRLVSGDQKIFQLQDATAGVVTLTPIALVRAREELPTLQIEVEGAKPGMHTFQVELRSKRNTKPITRERTTTVNMPSAPR; this is encoded by the coding sequence GTGAAAACCCAACTCCACATCGCGAAGCTTGCCGGCGTGCTGACCGCCACGGCCCTTTGCGCGCTGGGTGGGTGTGCGATTCCGGCCTTTGATCGCACCGGCGAACGCGTTTTTGCCGGTACGACGCAGCTGGCGAGTGTGAAAGACTGCCCGCTGCTGGCCCATCATCAACAACCGGCGCCAGGCCCGGCACCCGTGGTTCCGCCTGCGGGAGGCCTCGTGGTTGGCCCGGCTGGCTGTGGTCAGCCGCCGCCGCTGGTAGTTGCTCCGCCTCCGCCGCCGGCCATCATTGCCGTGCCGATGACGCCGGCCGCTTGCGCCGCTCCGGTTCCCACGCCGCGACCTTGCCAGGTTCAGCCGACACCGCTGCCGGTGCAACAGTGCGCAGCGCCGCTCCCCGCCAATAGCTGCGACAACGGCCCGCAACTCAAAATCACTCCCAACCGCATCGTCGCCCCCGTCGGCAGCGAAGTCGTCCTGACGGCAGGCATCTGCGGCACCGACGGCTACCTCGTCATGCGGCAGCCCATCGAATGGATGCTCGCGCAAGACGGCGCCGGACAGATCGTCGCCATCGGACAAGAAAGCCCGCACCACGCTTCGTACTTTCTGCGCAACTCGCCGCAGAAAGTCACACCGCAATACGCCCTAGCGCACACCTCGACCATTTCGCAATGCGTTGACCGCGGCACGAAAGACCCAAGTGACGACATTCAACTGCAAAAAGGTCAAAGCTGGATCAGCGTGACGTCGCCGAAGGAAGGCGCTTCGTACGTCACAGTCTGGTCGCCGAAGGAACACAACTTCGACCGCCGTCGTGCTCAAGCCACCATCTATTGGGTCGATGCCGTTTGGAATTTCCCGCCGTGCGCCGTCGCTACGATTGGCAGTCGTACGGGACATCAGTTGCGAACCGTCGTCAAACGTTCGGGCGGTCCAGCCGTCGCCGGTTGGATCGTGCGTTATGAAGTGCTCGACGGCCCGGAAGCCAACTTCGGCGGCGGCAACGCTCGCGTTGTTGATGTACGCACCGACTCAAACGGAGTCGCCGTAGCCGATCTCATGCCGCGAACGAACTCAGCGGGCATCACTACGGTGCGAGTGCAAATTCTGCGTCCCGCCAGCGGCGATCTGCCCGACATGATCGTCGGTCAAAGCACCACTAGCGTGAGTTGGTCGGCGCCGGGCTTGAGTGTTTCCGCCGTGGGTCCGACGACGATTCCTGGCGATGGTTTGCTCAGCTACGAAGTCGCCGTCAACAACACGGGCGACCAGGCTACGCAGGGTGTCGTCCTGAAATTCACACCACCGTCGAATGTGACCGTGCTGAATAGCAGCCCGTCGGCAGAAATGTATGGCAACCGCTTGGAATGGCGTATCGGCGATCTGCAAGCTCGCGGTCGGGCCTCGGTGAAAGTGAATTGCCGGGCCGCCGTCGATGGCGATCTGCGTTCGACCTTCATGGCAGTGACCAGCGATGGCAACTTGAAAGCCGAAGGAACTGCAGCAACGCGGGTCTTCCGCCAGGCACTCGCGGTGCGGATGAATGGGCCCGATGCCGTTGAAGTCGGCAAGCGAGCCACCTTCCAAATCGAAATCACGAACACTGGCAGCGAAGTGCTGCGGAATGTCACGCTCACCGACCGCTTCCCCGCCGAACTCGTTCACGCCGACGGCCAATCGAGCCCGATCGTGAAGACCATCGGCGATATCCAGCCCGGCCAAAAGATCAGTTCACCGGCCGTGACGTTCATCGTCACTCGCCCCGGCCAGCATTCGCATCGACTCGACGTCACCGCCGATGGCAATCAATCGGCTACGGCCCGCGGCGTCGTCACGGGCATTCAATCGCAAATTCAACCGGCGCGTTTACAGCTACGCTTGTCGCAACCGCAGCAAGTGAAAGTTGGTGAAACGGGCGAACTCATTGCCGAAGTGACCAACGTCGGCGGTTCGCTCGCTCGCAACGCAAAGCTCAGCATCAGCTACAGCCCGAACTTTGCCGCCGATCGCGCGACGCCCGGCCATCAGGTGGATGAAGCTCGCCGCACGTTGACTTGGACCATCGATCAACTCGCGGCCGGCGCAGTGCAGAGTCGTCAGTTGAATCTGCGCGGTGTCGCCGCCGATGACCGAGCCTTTGCTCAGATCACAGTCACGCCCGAGAATGGCCAGCCAGAAACGCGGCAGGTGAATATCACGATCACCGGCGGCGGTCGCGCTGCTCCGGTGCCGGTACCGATGCCAATGCCGATGGGCGAAAGCCCGATGCCGATGCCACAAGTGCCGCAACCGCGTGTAGATACCCCGCGTCAACCACCACGCGAGACAACCTTACCAGCCGGCAACCTCGAAGTATCGCTCAGCCAATCGGCGAATCCGATTCCGCAAGGCGGCACGACGCGCTACCTAGTTCGCATCAAGAACGACGCCAGCGGCGCGGATGATAATTTGCAGATCACACTCGTCCTGCCGGACGGCTTGAAATTCAAACGACTTGTCAGCGGCGATCAAAAAATCTTTCAACTGCAAGATGCCACGGCTGGCGTGGTCACGCTCACGCCGATCGCGCTGGTCCGTGCTCGCGAAGAACTGCCGACACTGCAGATCGAAGTGGAAGGAGCCAAGCCCGGCATGCATACGTTCCAGGTCGAGCTCCGCAGCAAGCGCAACACCAAGCCGATCACCCGCGAACGCACGACCACCGTCAACATGCCCTCGGCCCCGCGCTAA
- a CDS encoding outer membrane protein assembly factor BamB family protein: MRRLLLVLVFAWTFSAAAAAGENWPGWRGPRGDGTSLEENVPTHWNATTGENIAWQTPIPGIGHAQPVIWGDRIFLVACVNDTKERVVLCLDRTSGKILWQKTVFTAPLESKHALNSFASSTPVTDGKLVFVSFLEVDGSTVPAPNVGGAPRPITPGKMVVAAYDFEGNQKWIERPGEFVSAHGFCSSPVLFENNVIVNGDHDGKSYIVALEQETGKVAWKQPRANGIRSYVTPLIREIDGRTQMILSGSKHIISLNPRDGTEHWKIEGPTEQFVASMVFDGKLLFMAAGFPTYHVMGIRPDGRGNVTETHVAWHATNAKCYVPSPVVVGDYLMVADDRGTANCFLTADGERLWQERLGKGFNNSLVTANGLAYLLADDGLTKVIKPGEKLDVVAENPCGERCFASLAISQGQIFLRGEKHLFCIGKK; the protein is encoded by the coding sequence ATGCGCCGGTTGCTGCTGGTCTTGGTTTTTGCTTGGACATTTTCCGCGGCAGCTGCCGCCGGCGAGAACTGGCCGGGCTGGCGCGGCCCGCGCGGCGATGGTACGAGCCTCGAAGAGAATGTGCCGACGCACTGGAATGCGACGACGGGCGAGAACATCGCCTGGCAAACGCCGATTCCGGGTATCGGGCATGCTCAGCCAGTCATTTGGGGCGACCGGATTTTTCTCGTCGCGTGCGTGAACGATACCAAGGAACGAGTGGTCCTTTGTCTCGATCGTACGAGCGGCAAAATCCTCTGGCAGAAGACCGTCTTCACGGCGCCGCTGGAAAGCAAACACGCGCTGAATAGTTTTGCGTCGAGCACGCCGGTGACGGATGGCAAACTGGTGTTCGTTTCGTTTCTCGAGGTCGACGGCAGCACTGTACCCGCGCCGAATGTCGGTGGTGCGCCGCGGCCAATCACGCCCGGCAAGATGGTGGTCGCCGCATATGACTTTGAGGGGAATCAGAAGTGGATTGAACGGCCTGGCGAGTTCGTTAGCGCGCATGGATTTTGCTCGAGCCCAGTGTTGTTCGAAAACAATGTGATTGTGAACGGCGATCACGACGGCAAGAGCTATATCGTCGCGCTTGAGCAAGAGACCGGCAAAGTGGCCTGGAAGCAACCGCGGGCCAACGGCATTCGGAGCTACGTGACGCCGCTGATTCGCGAGATCGATGGCCGCACGCAGATGATCCTTTCCGGCAGCAAGCACATCATCAGCTTGAACCCCCGCGACGGCACGGAACATTGGAAGATCGAAGGGCCGACGGAGCAGTTCGTGGCGTCGATGGTTTTCGACGGCAAGTTGCTTTTCATGGCCGCTGGTTTTCCGACGTATCACGTCATGGGCATCCGCCCCGACGGCCGCGGCAACGTCACCGAAACACACGTCGCCTGGCATGCCACGAATGCCAAGTGCTACGTCCCCTCGCCGGTCGTCGTGGGCGATTACTTGATGGTGGCCGATGACCGCGGCACGGCGAACTGTTTTCTCACTGCCGATGGAGAGCGTTTGTGGCAGGAGCGGCTCGGCAAGGGTTTTAACAATTCACTGGTGACGGCGAACGGTCTCGCCTACCTGCTCGCCGATGATGGTCTGACGAAAGTGATCAAGCCGGGCGAGAAGCTCGACGTTGTCGCAGAAAACCCCTGCGGCGAACGTTGCTTCGCCTCACTCGCGATCTCGCAGGGACAAATCTTCCTTCGCGGCGAGAAGCATTTGTTTTGCATTGGGAAAAAGTAG